The proteins below come from a single Corvus moneduloides isolate bCorMon1 chromosome W, bCorMon1.pri, whole genome shotgun sequence genomic window:
- the LOC116437411 gene encoding 60S ribosomal protein L17-like isoform X1 produces MVRYSLDPENPTKSCKSRGSNLRVHFKNTRETAQAIKGMHIRKATKYLKDVTLKKQCVPFRRYNGGVGRCAQAKQWGWTQGRWPRKSAEFLLHMLKNAESNAELKGLDVDSLVIEHIQVNKAPKMRRRTYRAHGRINPYMSSPCHIEMILTEKEQIVPKPEEEVAQKKKISQKKLKKQKLMARD; encoded by the exons ATGGTGCGCTACTCTCTGGATCCAGAGAATCCCACAAAAT catGCAAGTCACGGGGATCCAACCTGCGAGTGCATTTCAAG AACACTCGAGAGACTGCCCAGGCCATCAAGGGCATGCACATCCGCAAGGCCACCAAGTACTTGAAGGACGTCACCTTGAAGAAGCAATGCGTTCCCTTCCGGCGCTACAACGGGGGAGTTGGTAGATGCGCCCAG GCCAAGCAGTGGGGCTGGACGCAGGGACGCTGGCCCAGGAAGAGTGCGGAGTTCTTGCTGCACATGCTCAAAAATGCAGAGAGCAATGCTGAGCTCAAG GGTCTTGATGTGGATTCTCTAGTCATTGAGCACATCCAGGTTAACAAGGCTCCCAAAATGCGCCGACGCACATACAGAGCACATGGTAGGATCAACCCCTACATGAGCTCCCCCTGCCACATTGAGATGATCCTCACTGAGAAGGAGCAGATCGTTCCCAAGCCAGAGGAGGAAGTTgctcaaaagaaaaag atatcccagaagaagctgaagaagCAAAAGCTAATGGCTCGGGATTAA
- the LOC116437411 gene encoding 60S ribosomal protein L17-like isoform X2, with protein sequence MVRYSLDPENPTKCEFPAACKSRGSNLRVHFKNTRETAQAIKGMHIRKATKYLKDVTLKKQCVPFRRYNGGVGRCAQAKQWGWTQGRWPRKSAEFLLHMLKNAESNAELKGLDVDSLVIEHIQVNKAPKMRRRTYRAHGRINPYMSSPCHIEMILTEKEQIVPKPEEEVAQKKKISQKKLKKQKLMARD encoded by the exons ATGGTGCGCTACTCTCTGGATCCAGAGAATCCCACAAAATGTGAGTT tcctgcagcatGCAAGTCACGGGGATCCAACCTGCGAGTGCATTTCAAG AACACTCGAGAGACTGCCCAGGCCATCAAGGGCATGCACATCCGCAAGGCCACCAAGTACTTGAAGGACGTCACCTTGAAGAAGCAATGCGTTCCCTTCCGGCGCTACAACGGGGGAGTTGGTAGATGCGCCCAG GCCAAGCAGTGGGGCTGGACGCAGGGACGCTGGCCCAGGAAGAGTGCGGAGTTCTTGCTGCACATGCTCAAAAATGCAGAGAGCAATGCTGAGCTCAAG GGTCTTGATGTGGATTCTCTAGTCATTGAGCACATCCAGGTTAACAAGGCTCCCAAAATGCGCCGACGCACATACAGAGCACATGGTAGGATCAACCCCTACATGAGCTCCCCCTGCCACATTGAGATGATCCTCACTGAGAAGGAGCAGATCGTTCCCAAGCCAGAGGAGGAAGTTgctcaaaagaaaaag atatcccagaagaagctgaagaagCAAAAGCTAATGGCTCGGGATTAA